The following coding sequences are from one Diabrotica virgifera virgifera chromosome 2, PGI_DIABVI_V3a window:
- the LOC126880506 gene encoding piggyBac transposable element-derived protein 3-like — translation MFWENERDSHNVLVSEALSRNKFEYILSHFHLTDNLTINTSDKFAKVRPLFDHLNAAFLKFGKCEEMHCVDEAMVPYYGRHGCKQFIHNKPIRYGYKLWVGASRLGYVNWMEPYQGATTNISEKYIDYGVGPSVVLEYADVLSTRWPNKRMHLFFDNFFSTLSLLELLSEKNFNATGTIRENRISNGPLTNSKEIKKEARGVFDFKKTENQNIIVVKWHDNSIVTLCSNAVGVNLLHRVKRFSRKERTNIQVSQPHLINLYNANMGGVDRCDQNLSLYRISLRSKKWYFPLVAHCIDVALQNAWQLHRQRGGDLDQLRFRRRVATTLLLQNKKKKHILKVISHLPKV, via the exons ATGTTCTGGGAAAACGAAAGAGACAGTCACAATGTACTGGTTTCTGAAGCTTTGtcaagaaataaatttgaatatattttatcTCACTTTCACCTAACTGACAACCTCACTATAAATACATCCGACAAATTTGCTAAAGTTAGGCCATTGTTCGATCACCTCAATGCtgcatttttaaaatttggtAAATGTGAGGAAATGCACTGTGTTGACGAAGCCATGGTACCATATTACGGCCGCCATGGCTGCAAACAATTTATTCACAATAAGCCAATTCGCTATGGCTACAAACTTTGGGTAGGAGCAAGTAGATTAGGCTACGTAAATTGGATGGAACCTTACCAAGGTGCTACCACAAATATTAGCGAAAAGTATATTGATTATGGAGTAGGGCCATCTGTTGTTTTGGAGTATGCTGACGTTTTAAGTACTAGGTGGCCTAATAAACGGATGCACCtattttttgataatttcttTTCCACGTTATCTTTGTTAGAATTGCTATCGGAGAAAAATTTTAACGCTACCGGAACAATACGTGAAAATCGCATATCTAATGGGCCACTGACAAactcaaaagaaataaaaaaggaaGCTCGAGGCGTTTTCGATTTCAAAAAAACAGAAAACCAGAACATTATTGTCGTGAAGTGGCATGACAACAGCATTGTCACCCTGTGCTCAAATGCAGTAGGCGTAAACCTTCTGCATAGGGTGAAAAGATTTTCACGAAAAGAACGGACAAATATTCAG gtGTCGCAGCCACATCTGATAAACTTGTACAATGCAAACATGGGCGGAGTAGACAGATGTGACCAAAATTTGAGTCTTTATAGAATTTCACTGAGGAGCAAGAAATGGTATTTCCCGCTAGTGGCACACTGTATTGATGTAGCTCTGCAAAATGCTTGGCAGTTGCATAGACAAAGAGGTGGGGACCTTGACCAGTTAAGGTTCCGAAGACGAGTAGCCACTACgctattattacaaaataaaaaaaagaaacacATTCTAAAGGTAATAAGTCATCTACCGAAGGTTTAG